From a region of the Eulemur rufifrons isolate Redbay chromosome 7, OSU_ERuf_1, whole genome shotgun sequence genome:
- the EGFL7 gene encoding epidermal growth factor-like protein 7 isoform X2: MWGSQQLLLAWLLVVGAGSAEHVYRPGRRVCAVGVPQGPISESFVQRVYQPFLTTCDGHRACSTYRTIYRTAYRHSPGPAPARPRYACCPGWKRTRGLPGACGAVCQPPCQNGGSCVQPGHCRCPAGWQGDTCQSDVDECSTGGGGCPQRCVNTEGSYWCQGWEGHSPSADGTLCLPRGGPPRVAPSPTTGVDSAVKEEVRRLQSRVDLLEEKLQLLLAPLHSLASQALEHGLPDPGSLLAHSLQQLGRIDSLSEQISFLEEQLGSCSCKKES, from the exons ATGTGGGGCTCCCAGCAGCTGCTTCTGGCGTGGCTTCTGGTTGTGGGAGCAGGCAGCGCCGAGCACGTCTACCGGCCAGG CCGCAGGGTGTGTGCTGTCGGGGTTCCCCAGGGCCCCATCTCCGAGTCCTTCGTGCAGCGTGTGTACCAGCCCTTCCTCACCACCTGCGACGGGCACCGAGCCTGCAGCACCTACCG AACCATCTATAGGACCGCCTACCGCCACAGCCCAGGGCCGGCCCCCGCCAGGCCTCGCTACGCCTGCTGCCCCGGCTGGAAGAGGACCCGTGGGCTCCCCGGGGCCTGCGGAGCAG TATGCCAGCCGCCATGCCAGAACGGAGGGAGCTGTGTCCAGCCAGGCCACTGCCGCTGCCCTGCAGGATGGCAGGGTGACACCTGCCAGTCAG ATGTGGACGAATGCAGCACTGGAGGGGGCGGCTGTCCCCAGCGCTGTGTCAACACTGAGGGCAGTTACtggtgccagggctgggaggggcacaGCCCATCTGCAGACGGTACACTCTGCCTGCCCAGGGGAGGGCCCCCCAGGGTGGCGCCAAGCCCCACGACAG gAGTGGACAGTGCAGTGAAGGAGGAAGTGCGCCGGCTGCAGTCCAGGGTGGACCTGCTGGAGGAG aagctgcagctgctgctggcgCCGCTGCACAGCCTGGCCTCGCAGGCACTGGAGCACGGGCTCCCGGACCCCGGCAGCCTCCTGGCACACTCCCTGCAGCAGCTGGGCCGCATCGACTCCCTGAGCGAGCAGATCTCCTTCCTGGAGGAGCAGCTGGGGTCCT GCTCCTGCAAGAAGGAATCGTGA
- the EGFL7 gene encoding epidermal growth factor-like protein 7 isoform X1, with protein MWGSQQLLLAWLLVVGAGSAEHVYRPGRRVCAVGVPQGPISESFVQRVYQPFLTTCDGHRACSTYRTIYRTAYRHSPGPAPARPRYACCPGWKRTRGLPGACGAAVCQPPCQNGGSCVQPGHCRCPAGWQGDTCQSDVDECSTGGGGCPQRCVNTEGSYWCQGWEGHSPSADGTLCLPRGGPPRVAPSPTTGVDSAVKEEVRRLQSRVDLLEEKLQLLLAPLHSLASQALEHGLPDPGSLLAHSLQQLGRIDSLSEQISFLEEQLGSCSCKKES; from the exons ATGTGGGGCTCCCAGCAGCTGCTTCTGGCGTGGCTTCTGGTTGTGGGAGCAGGCAGCGCCGAGCACGTCTACCGGCCAGG CCGCAGGGTGTGTGCTGTCGGGGTTCCCCAGGGCCCCATCTCCGAGTCCTTCGTGCAGCGTGTGTACCAGCCCTTCCTCACCACCTGCGACGGGCACCGAGCCTGCAGCACCTACCG AACCATCTATAGGACCGCCTACCGCCACAGCCCAGGGCCGGCCCCCGCCAGGCCTCGCTACGCCTGCTGCCCCGGCTGGAAGAGGACCCGTGGGCTCCCCGGGGCCTGCGGAGCAG CAGTATGCCAGCCGCCATGCCAGAACGGAGGGAGCTGTGTCCAGCCAGGCCACTGCCGCTGCCCTGCAGGATGGCAGGGTGACACCTGCCAGTCAG ATGTGGACGAATGCAGCACTGGAGGGGGCGGCTGTCCCCAGCGCTGTGTCAACACTGAGGGCAGTTACtggtgccagggctgggaggggcacaGCCCATCTGCAGACGGTACACTCTGCCTGCCCAGGGGAGGGCCCCCCAGGGTGGCGCCAAGCCCCACGACAG gAGTGGACAGTGCAGTGAAGGAGGAAGTGCGCCGGCTGCAGTCCAGGGTGGACCTGCTGGAGGAG aagctgcagctgctgctggcgCCGCTGCACAGCCTGGCCTCGCAGGCACTGGAGCACGGGCTCCCGGACCCCGGCAGCCTCCTGGCACACTCCCTGCAGCAGCTGGGCCGCATCGACTCCCTGAGCGAGCAGATCTCCTTCCTGGAGGAGCAGCTGGGGTCCT GCTCCTGCAAGAAGGAATCGTGA
- the EGFL7 gene encoding epidermal growth factor-like protein 7 isoform X4, whose translation MWGSQQLLLAWLLVVGAGSAEHVYRPGRRVCAVGVPQGPISESFVQRVYQPFLTTCDGHRACSTYRTIYRTAYRHSPGPAPARPRYACCPGWKRTRGLPGACGAAVCQPPCQNGGSCVQPGHCRCPAGWQGDTCQSGVDSAVKEEVRRLQSRVDLLEEKLQLLLAPLHSLASQALEHGLPDPGSLLAHSLQQLGRIDSLSEQISFLEEQLGSCSCKKES comes from the exons ATGTGGGGCTCCCAGCAGCTGCTTCTGGCGTGGCTTCTGGTTGTGGGAGCAGGCAGCGCCGAGCACGTCTACCGGCCAGG CCGCAGGGTGTGTGCTGTCGGGGTTCCCCAGGGCCCCATCTCCGAGTCCTTCGTGCAGCGTGTGTACCAGCCCTTCCTCACCACCTGCGACGGGCACCGAGCCTGCAGCACCTACCG AACCATCTATAGGACCGCCTACCGCCACAGCCCAGGGCCGGCCCCCGCCAGGCCTCGCTACGCCTGCTGCCCCGGCTGGAAGAGGACCCGTGGGCTCCCCGGGGCCTGCGGAGCAG CAGTATGCCAGCCGCCATGCCAGAACGGAGGGAGCTGTGTCCAGCCAGGCCACTGCCGCTGCCCTGCAGGATGGCAGGGTGACACCTGCCAGTCAG gAGTGGACAGTGCAGTGAAGGAGGAAGTGCGCCGGCTGCAGTCCAGGGTGGACCTGCTGGAGGAG aagctgcagctgctgctggcgCCGCTGCACAGCCTGGCCTCGCAGGCACTGGAGCACGGGCTCCCGGACCCCGGCAGCCTCCTGGCACACTCCCTGCAGCAGCTGGGCCGCATCGACTCCCTGAGCGAGCAGATCTCCTTCCTGGAGGAGCAGCTGGGGTCCT GCTCCTGCAAGAAGGAATCGTGA
- the EGFL7 gene encoding epidermal growth factor-like protein 7 isoform X3: MWGSQQLLLAWLLVVGAGSAEHVYRPGRRVCAVGVPQGPISESFVQRVYQPFLTTCDGHRACSTYRTIYRTAYRHSPGPAPARPRYACCPGWKRTRGLPGACGAAVCQPPCQNGGSCVQPGHCRCPAGWQGDTCQSDVDECSTGGGGCPQRCVNTEGSYWCQGWEGHSPSADGTLCLPRGGPPRVAPSPTTGVDSAVKEEVRRLQSRVDLLEEVRPGRRALVTVGGQGS; the protein is encoded by the exons ATGTGGGGCTCCCAGCAGCTGCTTCTGGCGTGGCTTCTGGTTGTGGGAGCAGGCAGCGCCGAGCACGTCTACCGGCCAGG CCGCAGGGTGTGTGCTGTCGGGGTTCCCCAGGGCCCCATCTCCGAGTCCTTCGTGCAGCGTGTGTACCAGCCCTTCCTCACCACCTGCGACGGGCACCGAGCCTGCAGCACCTACCG AACCATCTATAGGACCGCCTACCGCCACAGCCCAGGGCCGGCCCCCGCCAGGCCTCGCTACGCCTGCTGCCCCGGCTGGAAGAGGACCCGTGGGCTCCCCGGGGCCTGCGGAGCAG CAGTATGCCAGCCGCCATGCCAGAACGGAGGGAGCTGTGTCCAGCCAGGCCACTGCCGCTGCCCTGCAGGATGGCAGGGTGACACCTGCCAGTCAG ATGTGGACGAATGCAGCACTGGAGGGGGCGGCTGTCCCCAGCGCTGTGTCAACACTGAGGGCAGTTACtggtgccagggctgggaggggcacaGCCCATCTGCAGACGGTACACTCTGCCTGCCCAGGGGAGGGCCCCCCAGGGTGGCGCCAAGCCCCACGACAG gAGTGGACAGTGCAGTGAAGGAGGAAGTGCGCCGGCTGCAGTCCAGGGTGGACCTGCTGGAGGAGGTGAGGCCAGGGCGCAGGGCCTTGGTGACAGTGGGGGGCCAG GGTTCTTAA